The DNA window GGACTGGCCGATCCTGGAGGATCTGGACTTCGCCCGCCGCTTGAAGCGCCACGGCCGCCTGGCTCTCCTCCCCGGCCCCGCCGTCACCGCCGCCCGCCGCTACACCGGCGGCGGCACGGTGCGCACAGTGGTGCGCAACTGGCTGATCTGGATTCTGTTCTTTTGCGGCGTCTCGCCGCACAAGCTGGCGCGCCTCTACCGACATATTCGGTAGTCCCAAAACACGAAAGCCGTGTGGCGATCGCCACACGGCCCGGCCTCCGCCGCTTGATCAGCGCGAGAGAAACTTCAGACTACAAAGGATGTACTGGGGGGAGTCAGCTGTTGACAGACGCCTTGAGGTCCTTCGCCGGCTTGAACTTGACGTTGTTCGAAGCCTTGATGGTGATGGACTCACCGGTGGCCGGGTTGCGGCCCTGGCGCTCGGCACGGTGGGAGATCGAGAAGCTGCCGAAGGCGTGGATCGAAACCCGCTCGCCATCGCCCAGGTGGTCCGCGATGGAACCGAAGATCACATCAAAGGCTTCACCGGCCTGCTTCTTGGTCAACCCCTCGACTTCGCCCACAACCCTCTCGATGATTTCAGCTTTACCAGCCATTGAACTTCCTCCTTGGAATCAGTAGTGACGGTACTACGCGGGGGCAACCATAAGCGAACGGAAAAGGCCTGTCAATGTTAGGTTCCAGCCTTTTTTTGCGTCCAGAATGAGGTCAACTTCGGAGGCGTTCCAGAACGGTGACGGTGAATCCGTCGTGATCTCCCCCGGGGAGCAGCCGCCAGAGGCCCGGACCGTCGATGGCGCCGGCCAACGGGGCCGTCAACTCGGCCTCCAGAGGCAGCGGTGAGAAATCGCTTCGATGCTCGAGAAAGCGGGCCACAACCCCTTCGTTTTCTTCGCTTTCCAGGGAACATGTAATCGCCGTCAGCAGCCCCCCGGGGCGCACCTGATCGGCCACCCCTAGAAGCATCGCCTCGCCCTGTTGCACCAGTCGGCCAATTTCTTCTTCGGAAATTCGCCACTTGAGCTCCGGGTGCTTGCGCAGGGTGCCGGTGCCGGTGCAGGGTAGATCCATGACGACCCGGTCGAAGGTCCCGCCGAAGGAACCGGCCGCCGCATCGGCCACCACCAGCGGCAGGCCGCGCCGCAGACGGCGTAAATTGCCGGCCATGACGGCGGCGCGCTCCAGATCACGGTCACCGGCAAACACCTGCAATGTCGGCTCCTGGGCGAGGAGCGCAAAGCTCTTGCCGCCCGGCGCCGCCGCCGCATCGAGCACCCGGTCCTGCGGTGAGGGAGGCGGGATCAACGCCGCCACCTGGCTCCCTTCGTCCTGGATGTAGAAGTCGCCGCGTGCGAAGGCTTTGGTGGCCAAGGGGTCTCCCCGCAACACCGTCAGGCCGCGGTGGGACCAGAGCGTCGGCTCGACCTCCAAGCCTTCGTCGATCAGGGTTTCGCCCAGCACCTCACGGCCGCCGCGGTCGGCGAAGGCCAGGAGCTGCAGGGGCTTGGGCCGGTTGTTGGCCTCGAGGATTTTTCGTGTCGCCGCTTCGCCAAAGCGCGCCAGCCAGCGCCGCACCAGAAATTCCGGATGGCTGAGTTCGATCGCCAGGCGCTCCACCGGATCCTCCGTCTCGATCGGCCAGGCCGCGAGGGAGCCGTCCCGCGCAATGCGGCGCAGCACCGCGTTGACGAAACTCGCACCGCCCCGGTGGGTGCGTTGGGAGGCCTGCTCCACCGCCTCGTGCACCGCCGCGTGGTGGGGAATGCGGTCGAGAAAGAGAATCTGATAAGCCGCGATGCGGAGCACCGAGTGGAGCGGTGTTTCGATGTCGGCGAAGGTGCGATGGCTGGCCCGCGCCACCACGTCGTCGATTCGCTTGAGCCAACGCAGGCTGCCGAGGACGAGTTGACAAAGGAGAGCCTGGTCGCGGTCGTCGAAGCGCTCGAGGACGGTGCTCAGGAAAGAATCCACCGGCGCCCGCGAAGCCAGGGTGCGCTCCAGCACCCAGGCGGCGGCCACCCGCACATTGTCTTCGGCCGGACGGCGAGGGGTTTGCCGCCGGCTCCTGCGCTTGCTCATGGAAACTCGGTCGCGGCGGCGCGCTCGACGCCGATCAAGCGAACGTCTCGCCGACCCGCACCCGCTCGCCGTTCGCGAAGTCCGAACTGCGGATCGCCTTCTTTCCCGGCCGCTGCACTTCCTCGACGCCGAAAATGGTGCCCTGGCCGCACAGAATCGCCAAGCGCCCCTGGCGCAGGCCAAGGAAAGTGCCACTCACCCCGAAGGGCGCTTCTTCCCAAGTCATCGGCACGCCCCACACGATCTTCAGGGGCCGCCCCCGGAAGTGGCCCGCCAGCCCCGGCCAGGGGGTATAGGCACGCAGCCGGTTGTAGATTTCGTCGGCGGTCAGCGCCCAGTTGATCTTGCCGTCGCGCTTGGTGATCTGTGGCGAGTAGCTGGACGATTCGTCGCGCTGTTTGCGCGGCTTGATCTTGTTCTTCTCGCGCTGATTGAGGGTCTCCACCATCAGCTCGCCGCCGAGCTTGGCCAGCCGTTCCTGTAGGCGCTCGGTGGTCTCGTAGGAGCGGATCAGCGTGTCGTCCTGCAGCAGGATCGGCCCGGTGTCCATCTCCTCGTCCATCAGCATGGTGGTGACGCCGGTTTTCTTATCGCCATTCAGGAGCGCGCCCTGCACCGGTGAGGCACCGCGGTGCTTAGGCAGCAACGAGGCGTGCAGGTTGATGCAGCCCTGCTTGGGAATCGCCAGCAGCTCCGGCGGGAAAATCTGTCCGAAGGCCACCACCACCGCCACGTCCGGTGCCAGCTTTTCGATTTCGGCGATGAACTCCGGATCTTTGACGGATTCCGGTTGCAGGAGCGGAATCTTCCGCTCCACTGCCCACTCGGCCACCGGCGGGCGGCCCACTTCCTGGCCACGGCCGGCGGGTCGGTCGGGCTGAGAGACCACCAGATTCGGCGTGCGGCCGGCGGCTTCCAGGGCATCGAGGGTCGGGACGGCAAATTCGGGGGTCCCGAAGAACACCAGTTTCTTGATCGCAGGCATGGGGCGGATGGTAGCAGAGAAGATTCGGCTTCGGGCATCGCCGCGAAGCCTTTCACCTGCAAGACTTCACAGCAAACTTGCCGGCAGAGATGGCGGGTACGCACGGACTTTCTGGTCCCACGCTCTGAGCCTGAAGGGCTCGGCGGCGCCGGAGGCGCCGTGGATGGGGTGAGCCCGAAAAATCAGTACTTTTCGGGCGAGGGGGCGCCCAGCCCCCTCAAAGGAAAGCCAGCAGCACTGCTGAAATCATGCGCGAAGCGCTTATTCGGCAGTCTGCTGGTGGGCGAGATCCATTTCCTCAAAGTAGTCCGCTTTGACCAGCACCTCACGCGGCTTCGAGCCCTGCGGCGGACCGAGGATGCCGTCGCGCTCCATGATGTCGATGAGGCGCGAGGCGCGGGAGAACCCCACCCGCATGCGGCGCTGTAGGAAGCTCGCCGAGGCCTGGCCTTCGGACACCACCATGCGAACCGCCTCGTCGTACAGTTCGTCGTCCGCGTCACCGGCATCGCCGCCGCCGGACGAGGCCTCGAGCGGCTCCAGCAGCTCCGGGTTGTACTCCGGCTTGCCCTGGGTCTTCTTGAGCCAGCGCACCAAACCCGCTGTCTCCTGTTCGCTGACGTAGGCGCCGTGCAGCCGGACGATGCGCGAGGTGCCCGGCGGCATGAACAGCATGTCGCCCTTGCCGAGGAGCTGCTCGGAGCCCACCCGGTCGAGGATGGTGCGGGAATCATGACGGGTGGCCGTGGCGTAGGACACGCGGCACGGGAAGTTTGCCTTGATGGTGCCCGTCAACACGTCTACCGACGGCCGCTGGGTGGCGACGATCAGGTGGATGCCCACCGCCCGGGCCATCTGCGCCAGGCGGGCGATGGCCGTTTCCACCTCCGACGAGGCCACCATCATCAGGTCCGCCAGCTCGTCGATGATGATCACGTAGTACGGCAGGGGTTTCAGATCCTCGAGGCGAACGTCGCTCTCCTCGTCGTTCAGGGCCAGGCGCTTCTTGACCTCCGGATCGCGGATCGCCTGGTTGTAGTAGCCGATGGACCGCACATGGACCTCCGCCAGCAGCTTGTAGCGGTCCTCCATCTCCTTGACCATGCGCTGCAGAGCGACGGCAGCCTTCTTCATGTCCACCACCACCTCGGCAGCGAGGTGCGGGATGTCCGCATAGACCCCCAGCTCGATACGCTTGGGGTCGATGAAGATGAACTTCACCTCGTCCTTGTGGGCCTTGTAGAGGATCGAGGTGATCATTGCCTGCAGGCCGACGCTCTTGCCGGCGCCGGTGGCTCCGGCCACCAGCAGGTGAGGCATGGTGGCAAGGTCGGCGAAATAGGGCTCGCCGTGAATGTCCCGGCCCATCGCCAGGGTGAGCTTGGACTTCGCCTTGACGAAGGATTTGTCCCCCAGCATCGGGCCGAGGCGGATGATCGACCGGTTGTCGTTCGGCACCTCGATGCCGAGGGTGGAGCGGCCGGGAATGCGGTCGATGCGCACCGAGTCGGCTTTGAGGGCCAAGGCGAGGTCGTCCTGCAGATTGACGATCTGGCTGACCTTCACCCCCGGTGCCGGCTGAAACTCGAAGATGGTGATCACCGGTCCCGGGCTGATGCCCTCGATGGTTCCCTCCACCCCGAATTCGGCGCAGCGGGCGCGGATCGCCTCGCCGCGCTGGACGAGGGCGTTCTCGTCGTAGCTGCTTTTGACCTCCGCCATCTGCAGAAGGTTGATCGGCGGCAGGCCGGACTTGGTGGCCGGCGGCGTTTTGACCAGTTCGAGCTGGCGGTCCGGGCTCGCCTTGCGGCCAGACGCGGTCTTGCGGCGGCGGGCCGGCGCCTTGCCGGTGGCCGGCGGCTCTTCTTCGAGGGCCGACGGCACCGCCACCCGGCGCACCGAAAACTCGCCGGCGCCGGCCTTTTCGCGCACCCGCAGGGGCAGGTCCACTTCCGGTGCCGCCTTGGCCCCGTCGCCGGCGGTGCCGGCGCGGCGTTCGGCGGCCCGCGCCAGATGCTTCTTGACGACTTTCTCGCGCGCCCGGTCTTTCGCCTTGCGCTCGCGGCGGCGCGCCCGGGCCAGCCCCATTTCCTGCCAGCCGGCGCGTACCTTCAGCATCAGCTTCTCGAGCAACTCGCCGAGGGTCGACTGCACCAGCAAGGTGCAACCGATCAACAGCGCCGCCACCAGCACCAGCAGCGCCCCGGCGACGTTCAGGCGGCCGGCGAGGCCAGTCGACAGCAGCTCGCCGAAGGCGCCACCGGCGGCGATGTCGCCGCCGCGCCAGGGCAAGCGCCCGACGGTGAGCTGCAAGAAGGCCGGGGTCGCCAGCAACACCACCACCGCTCCGAAGCCGCGACCGAAGGTCCTTTTGGCGAACCGGCCGCGCATCCGCCGCCAGCCGGCCAGTGCCAGGGCGATGGGCAGCCCAAATGCGGCAATCCCGAACAAGCCGAAGGAAACCGCCGCCAGCTCGGCGCCGACGGGGCCGATCCAGTTGCCGGCGGAGGCCTCCGGATCCGCCGGCCGATGCAGCAGGCTCGGATCCCGCGGATCGAAGGTGACGAGGGACAGGACGAGGAGCAGCGCCACCGTCAAAAGAAGCAACCCCGACAGCTCGTTCCGCTTTTCCGGTGCCAGGCGTGGACGCGCCCGGCCCTTCTTGCCCGCTTCGGTGGTGGCTACCGCCATCTAGTCCGTTCCTCTCCCCAACCTTTGTTTCTCCGCATTTGGGTCGCCCGCAAGGCTCAAGCCCCCAATGCTCAAGAAGAGTCTCAAGGGGTATGCGCTAAATAACGATCGATCCTAACAGATTCAGCCTCTTGAAGGCGTCGCAGCACTGTGCCCCGGCCGCCCCCGGAAGAGAACCAGCAGTCGCTCCAGGTCGAGTTCCTCGGCTCGGCTCCGAGCATCGATCCCCGCCGCTTCCAGGGCGTGGCGCGCCGCCGCCTTACCCCATCCCGCCGCGAGGGCGTTGGCAAGGGTCTTTCGGCGTTGCCCGAAGGCCAGGCGCACCATGGCGAGAAAGGCCACCATTGCATCCTCCGGCAGAGGTGGCGGCAGCGGTTCGAGGCCGACGAAGGCGCTCTCCACCTTCGGCGGTGGCCGGAAGGACCCCGCCTTGACCCGGCCGAGCAGGCGCGCCCGGGCATGGGCCGCCACCAACACGCTCAAACCACCGTAGGCGGAGTCGCCGGGACCGGCCGTCAGCCGCTCAGCCACCTCCCGCTGCACCAGAAAGGCCGCCCGATCGACCGCTCCGGGATGGCGCAGCAACCGCTCGATGATCGCCGTAGCGACGTTGTAGGGCAGGTTGCCGGCCACTCGCGTGGGCAGCGGGGCGGTCCGCCGGAAATCGAGCGCCAGCGCATCGCCCACCACCACCCGCAGGCGACGATCGGGCAGACGGGCGGGCAAGGTCGCCGCCCAGGCCGGGTCGAGTTCCCAGGCGAGCACCGTTTCTGCACCGGCGGCCAGCAGTTCCCCCGTCAGCACTCCCCCGCCGGCTCCGATTTCCACCAGTCGCCGGCCGCGCGGCGCCAGATACTCCACCAGCGGACGACAAACAGCGCCGTCCCGCAAGTGGTGCTGACCCAGTTTTTTGTCGAGGCGGGGTTCCCACCGGTGAGAGGTGGACGAACGGGAAGGCGAATTCATAGAAAGGCACCGTATCAAGGCCTCGGCACCGGATTGGCAGACCCCGGCGAAATCCGGACGTCCCGCTCGAGGCCGCCGACGACACGAGTTGATAGAATGAAGGTCATTGCATTTGAAGTAGATAGGCGAGGACGACCCGGTATCGATCAGCGCGAGTATCTCCTGCGAAACCGACCCTCCGGACCGACCGCCCCTCGACCTAGATCGCAACGGATCCCAGAGTTTCCGCCGTGAAGCCGACTCAACCCAAGACCACGACCGTCGAGCCCGAGACGACGGAGCGCCTGACCGGCGTAGTGCAGCTTCCCGGTCGGGGCCAGTTCCACTGCCTGGATCCGGAGCACCTCGAACGCTTCCTGGAACGGCGGCGAGCGCCCACCGACTTTCCCCTGGAGCTCAGCCTGGCCGAGAACCTGGTCGAAATTCTGCGCAAGGCGAACGAGTTCGTGCCCTCGGCGGCCGGCTCCATTCTGCTCGACAACCCGGTGGACAAGCACGACGAGCGGGAGCGCAACACCCTCACCTTCATCGCCGCCTTCGGCTCTCGCGCCGATGGTCTGGTCGGTCGGACGATCGACGCCGACCGCGGCATTGCCGGCTACGCCTATCGCACCGGCGTCGCTCGCAAGGCGAAGGAGGCGCACGAGGATCAACTGTTCTTTCCGGGGGTCGATGCGGAGACGCACTACACGACCCGCTCCCTGGTGGCGATCCCGATCCGCATCGAGAAAGAGGTGTGCGGTGTTTTGGAACTGATCAACCGCCACGACGCGATCGAGTTCAGCGAGCACGACGTGAACCTGCTGGAGATCTTCGCCGGCTACATTTCGGTCTCGATCCAAAACGTGCTCGACGGCCGCCAGGCCAACGAAATCGCCAAGCGCGACAACCTCACCGGCCTCTACAACGACCGCTACCTCCACATCGCCCTATCGGACACCATTCGGCAGTGTCGGGACGAGGGCAAAGATCTCGCGGTACTGTTCTTCGATCTGGATTTCTTCAAGCGGATCAACGATAACCACGGCCATCTCGCCGGCAGCCAGGTGCTGCGGGACATCGGCGAACTGCTGCGCAGCATCCTCACCGTCCCGGACGCCATCCCGGCGCGCTATGGCGGCGATGAATTCGTGCTGGTGGTTCCGGGGATAGAACTCGACGCGGCGATCGAGCTGGCCGAAGACATCCGCACCGCCATTCTGGCGTCGGAGTTCTGCTCCAGCAGCGGCGAGATTCAGCCGGAACCGCTCCACCTCACCGGCCTCACCTGCTCCGTCGGCCTCGCCACCCTGCGCCATCACACGGCCGATGACTCTTCCGTCGACACCAGCCGGAGCAATCTCCTGCGGCTGGCCGATGCGGCGATGTACGTCGCCAAGGAAACCGGCCGCAACCGTACCGCCATCGCCGGTGCTCCGGTTCGCCGCCGGCGTTAGCTAGCCGGTCGCTGAAAAGGCCTTCGGCCTATGATTTCAGCTTCCCAGCCAGGTCTCCTGTCCAGGGGGCTGTGCCGGGCCGCGCAGGCGCCCCCTCACCCGAAAACATCGGTGTTCCGGTCTCACCCCGTCCTCGGCGGCTTCTCGCCCTTCGGGCTCGGTCGCGGTCCCCTCGTCTCTCGGCATGATGAACTGCCCGCACACCGCCGAGGCGACCCGCGGGAGCAGTTGCTCTTTTTACAAAGCCGTCACCGCGTCGCCACCGCCTGGGCCGCAAAACCGCAAATCACTGCGGAAATCACGGCAAATCTCGATCTCCATCGAATTCCACAATTCGGATATTTTCGAGAATCGATTACAAACCACTGATTCCAAAAACCTTACGCAAATTGCACAAGAATCTGTTCAAA is part of the Acidobacteriota bacterium genome and encodes:
- a CDS encoding HU family DNA-binding protein, which gives rise to MAGKAEIIERVVGEVEGLTKKQAGEAFDVIFGSIADHLGDGERVSIHAFGSFSISHRAERQGRNPATGESITIKASNNVKFKPAKDLKASVNS
- a CDS encoding transcription antitermination factor NusB — translated: MSKRRSRRQTPRRPAEDNVRVAAAWVLERTLASRAPVDSFLSTVLERFDDRDQALLCQLVLGSLRWLKRIDDVVARASHRTFADIETPLHSVLRIAAYQILFLDRIPHHAAVHEAVEQASQRTHRGGASFVNAVLRRIARDGSLAAWPIETEDPVERLAIELSHPEFLVRRWLARFGEAATRKILEANNRPKPLQLLAFADRGGREVLGETLIDEGLEVEPTLWSHRGLTVLRGDPLATKAFARGDFYIQDEGSQVAALIPPPSPQDRVLDAAAAPGGKSFALLAQEPTLQVFAGDRDLERAAVMAGNLRRLRRGLPLVVADAAAGSFGGTFDRVVMDLPCTGTGTLRKHPELKWRISEEEIGRLVQQGEAMLLGVADQVRPGGLLTAITCSLESEENEGVVARFLEHRSDFSPLPLEAELTAPLAGAIDGPGLWRLLPGGDHDGFTVTVLERLRS
- the fmt gene encoding methionyl-tRNA formyltransferase: MPAIKKLVFFGTPEFAVPTLDALEAAGRTPNLVVSQPDRPAGRGQEVGRPPVAEWAVERKIPLLQPESVKDPEFIAEIEKLAPDVAVVVAFGQIFPPELLAIPKQGCINLHASLLPKHRGASPVQGALLNGDKKTGVTTMLMDEEMDTGPILLQDDTLIRSYETTERLQERLAKLGGELMVETLNQREKNKIKPRKQRDESSSYSPQITKRDGKINWALTADEIYNRLRAYTPWPGLAGHFRGRPLKIVWGVPMTWEEAPFGVSGTFLGLRQGRLAILCGQGTIFGVEEVQRPGKKAIRSSDFANGERVRVGETFA
- a CDS encoding DNA translocase FtsK, which produces MAVATTEAGKKGRARPRLAPEKRNELSGLLLLTVALLLVLSLVTFDPRDPSLLHRPADPEASAGNWIGPVGAELAAVSFGLFGIAAFGLPIALALAGWRRMRGRFAKRTFGRGFGAVVVLLATPAFLQLTVGRLPWRGGDIAAGGAFGELLSTGLAGRLNVAGALLVLVAALLIGCTLLVQSTLGELLEKLMLKVRAGWQEMGLARARRRERKAKDRAREKVVKKHLARAAERRAGTAGDGAKAAPEVDLPLRVREKAGAGEFSVRRVAVPSALEEEPPATGKAPARRRKTASGRKASPDRQLELVKTPPATKSGLPPINLLQMAEVKSSYDENALVQRGEAIRARCAEFGVEGTIEGISPGPVITIFEFQPAPGVKVSQIVNLQDDLALALKADSVRIDRIPGRSTLGIEVPNDNRSIIRLGPMLGDKSFVKAKSKLTLAMGRDIHGEPYFADLATMPHLLVAGATGAGKSVGLQAMITSILYKAHKDEVKFIFIDPKRIELGVYADIPHLAAEVVVDMKKAAVALQRMVKEMEDRYKLLAEVHVRSIGYYNQAIRDPEVKKRLALNDEESDVRLEDLKPLPYYVIIIDELADLMMVASSEVETAIARLAQMARAVGIHLIVATQRPSVDVLTGTIKANFPCRVSYATATRHDSRTILDRVGSEQLLGKGDMLFMPPGTSRIVRLHGAYVSEQETAGLVRWLKKTQGKPEYNPELLEPLEASSGGGDAGDADDELYDEAVRMVVSEGQASASFLQRRMRVGFSRASRLIDIMERDGILGPPQGSKPREVLVKADYFEEMDLAHQQTAE
- the rsmA gene encoding 16S rRNA (adenine(1518)-N(6)/adenine(1519)-N(6))-dimethyltransferase RsmA, with the translated sequence MNSPSRSSTSHRWEPRLDKKLGQHHLRDGAVCRPLVEYLAPRGRRLVEIGAGGGVLTGELLAAGAETVLAWELDPAWAATLPARLPDRRLRVVVGDALALDFRRTAPLPTRVAGNLPYNVATAIIERLLRHPGAVDRAAFLVQREVAERLTAGPGDSAYGGLSVLVAAHARARLLGRVKAGSFRPPPKVESAFVGLEPLPPPLPEDAMVAFLAMVRLAFGQRRKTLANALAAGWGKAAARHALEAAGIDARSRAEELDLERLLVLFRGRPGHSAATPSRG
- a CDS encoding sensor domain-containing diguanylate cyclase, with translation MKPTQPKTTTVEPETTERLTGVVQLPGRGQFHCLDPEHLERFLERRRAPTDFPLELSLAENLVEILRKANEFVPSAAGSILLDNPVDKHDERERNTLTFIAAFGSRADGLVGRTIDADRGIAGYAYRTGVARKAKEAHEDQLFFPGVDAETHYTTRSLVAIPIRIEKEVCGVLELINRHDAIEFSEHDVNLLEIFAGYISVSIQNVLDGRQANEIAKRDNLTGLYNDRYLHIALSDTIRQCRDEGKDLAVLFFDLDFFKRINDNHGHLAGSQVLRDIGELLRSILTVPDAIPARYGGDEFVLVVPGIELDAAIELAEDIRTAILASEFCSSSGEIQPEPLHLTGLTCSVGLATLRHHTADDSSVDTSRSNLLRLADAAMYVAKETGRNRTAIAGAPVRRRR